The Ischnura elegans chromosome 9, ioIscEleg1.1, whole genome shotgun sequence genome includes the window TTCACAGTCTTTCTTCTTTGCAAGATTTCTTTGGCAGTGTTTACGAGCCGAATGACACCTGATGCCTTTTCGCAGGACTGGGGCTGGCGTTGATGCGTGCGCTCACGGGTAGCCAGGCAACCAAAAGTGTTGACCACAAACTATCATCACTCACTCCTCTGATCAACAGATGCCGAAATTGGCTCATCTGACTCATACCAAGACTTCAAAATATTCAACCATTCTAAAGGGTACATACtaagaatattggaaaaaaacctttaaaatgtgGAATCTAGTATTACCCACCATAATCAACTCTTCAGATGAGCTCTGGTTTGCTATCAATACAAGCAAGATGAACTTTCACACATGACAATACAGAGATCAAAATGGGACTGATAGAGAAACTGAAGAAAACTGTCCTTATCTTTCCCGCAAGATAATGTCGCTACTCTCACCAGAGTAAATAGAGAGTTCGTGTGAGAACCAAATACTTCACAATACAATGCAGACAATTTAAGAATTTGTAATACTGCAAAATGCCTGTACATGCAAACTCTCGTCTTTGATACATACCGTTAAGACTTTAGAACCATGTATTAGATGTTCCATGAACAGATTATAAGTATTTCCACTTAACATTATCTAATAACAACAGTCACAATTGAGATACATAATTAGTCCATTTACAAATAGGGACAAATCTACGCTAACAATACCCTGACTACAGTGGCTATGATTATGTCACTTTGAGGCAATTATGACAATGAGACAAATGAATTTCTTCTCAAGTTGATATAAAACTAAATTATGCAGATAGAAATTGTCAAGTGTGTATGAGCAGAATCACCCTAAAAGCCTAGCAGTGAAAGACAGCTTAAGTAAATTCAGATGCTCTATAAAATGATCGTTTGGTAAAGAAAGGATAAACAAACTACATTATAAGGaagcaaaatgataaaaaaaacaacaaaatttttgcattgaaaataaataaatggttgcAGGTTTACAGTGAAGCTCTGAAATTGCACAGTGactttcagcaaaaaatataatcCAAGATGCTCTTAAATATGGGACGGCGTAACCTTGACTGTGAGGTATGTATGCAGTAGTAGCACTTAATTTTAGTATCAGCTCACTCATGAATTTACGACACACAATTTCAATTGCCCTTATTTAACTCATAGTAGCACTGCTGGATAAAAAGGAAGGATTTACGGAGGGAAATGTACGTGATTGAAAGTGATGTATCTTCAGAAAACCGATTCCGCATATTTAAGAATGGCCATAacaattattcaaggaaataaccacCGACCAACCATTGCTGCAACTTTACAGAGTCATTAGCAAATACAAATTATGCTATAAAATTCCACAAAGCAAAAATCAGAAGCCTTGTTTGTAATTCAAACTCGGGTCTCCCAAATTCATGACGGGTCCTCTACCAATTCAGCTAACATAGCATCTAATTCCTCTGCAGAATTTCTATGGCTTTTATGGGCATTGGATATAAATTCCATGAAACTTTGCAGAGGGAGAAGATGCTTTATGAGTTCAAGTGGCAGGGCAGCAGAGCTTAAAATgggggatccaggttcaaatcaaGGTCAAGACAAAAGATTTTTCCATGGAGACTATTACATATATCAAACTTCCTGCAGGCAGTATAATCACTAAACTCCTGTGTTACCATGTAGATAACAACAGACACACCTCTGACATGGCAGATAATGATTTCAAACAAGTTTTCTGAGAGGCATGCTAAAAGGAAactttatcaaaataataaaGGAAATCAAAAAGTGAGCACTGCTGATATTTGAAAAAGCATTGAAGTACAATTGAAAGGTATCCCAAAATGAATGCATAGACATAACTTTAAGTGGTGGGACATAGAACAGAGTTGTAAGGCATTGCTGGAAATACTATGATTTCACTGGCCAAGGAAGTGAGGTAAGATTAGCTATTATTGCTTGGGAGAGTCTTAAAAATGCATAAGTCCACAGAAGCTCACTTGAATCACGGATAGAGGCTGAAATATTGAAGTATAACGTTCATTGGaaggggacactcacaaagaaaCATGCTGCCTGCAAGGAGACCGTTgtgatgatattttctctgtatCTTGCATGTAAAGGCTATCTCTGACCATAGCAACAATGCACAAATCAACCATCAAAAGGAGTGGACAGTTTTCATAAGAAgttgaatttatgtttttttttttaatttcactcatttaaaaaaatattccttcaattgCCTCAGCTACTACAAGTTAAGAACCTAAAATCAACCTGGATAAAAATTCGCTCAATTAGCAAAATGAAAAAGCTGAGAATATGttttagaaaaaatcaaaattcaagaaaaatttgaaatttataatcaCTCAAACATGGCACTCATGACTCAAATGATCTCTGCCAAGTTAACTTACTCTAGACAGAAGGTCaagattttaaatagaaaattacctCGAAATATACAACTGAAATACTCGTTGCAACAAAAAGGAGAAGACCATCCATCCTTTTGCTTCACAGGGATATTTATTGGAAGTGAACCAAACTAAGGACCTTCAAGCTTTGTGTGGAGCACCAACAATCATAAGAATTTCCACGTTAATGAAATCACTTCATTGCTACAAAACAGCAATTGATTTTCTATCGTATTTACCCACAAAAGTTTACTCACTACAGACTAGTAATTATCTAACGACAAAATCTAAAGATTTCAAAGTAATACTGCACACACATGTGTTACTTTTAATTGGATTCATGTGCCACTATATATACAGAAAAATTGATCAATATTTTCACCACAAAAATTTAGAATAGTATAGGGTGTCCAGTAAATCAGTAccgaaaaattcatgcataagtCCAGGTTTTCCAGGCATTTTATAAAATTCCAGATTAATCTTACACAATTACTGTGattgataagaaatttaaaacacccaaaattacttcaatacttatgaatgatattattttaccttcttACATAGGTCTTACGATaagtaaaagaaatttaaaactcaattttatgaaTGTCTCTCTTGGCATCTCAAGACATTCGTCACAATTTAACGTGTTACAtatatcaggggcgcagcttggaattaaggctgggggggggggggtttaggtgcaactaatactggggtgtgtgaaggtatggaatacccaccaggataagcagtaggtgcgggattaataaactgcggaattttaagataaatggctcaaaatggtgagttttacggctttcagagggatattttattaatcattatactattctattagtaatatcaattcaattaagtaaaatggattaaacttaaagatttctctgagctttgaggggggttttaacccccctaaactcccccctcgctgcaccactgatatagataaatatatattttcacaaattgcaatttaaaatgtaatcaatacCTTGTAAAGCATACGTATACGTAAATCatgccagaaaatgggtgttgaactggcaagattttatgtgaaatgtttttgaaataaatttttttgaaaatccagGTTGgtgcaaaaattcatgaataattcatgcataatttcaagaaataaaaatccaCGCATGATAACACCCAATTCTCCCGGTCACTGGACACCCTCTGGTATGCTGATTTTCTACGGTAAGTCTcaagtttgttattttggttgcGTCCCACTCCAAGAGATGGTTTCTTAGTTTGTAAATCGTTAATCCAGAGTTTATCAACAGCAATGAAACATAATCATGGCCACTAGGATAAAAGGCTTCGTAAAAATTAGCTccatatcaaatttataactttataCAACCCTCTGTACACCGAGTACTGgttaaaaacttttgttattaacaatatatgaatatttatgaatatatatattttgataacAGTCAAGGAACATATAATATGGTATGATTCATTCATCAATAAATCATGACATATTTTGATCACTTTAAAAATCCTCCTCACTCGTTCAAATTTTTGCCACTGTTAAGTTTGCAACCTGCCAGGCTGTATATGTATATAAACCACTACCCTGGCAAGTCTATGATTTAGTGCAAAACTTCACTAATTCAGCGTCCTATAAATTTTTGTTACCACTGCAGGGCAGAGGAATTCAGGTAAACAGTTGAGCAATTGTCAATTATTACATTATTCACAGTGGCACTCGGATACTACACAATGAGCACCGCTAGTACCAACTCCGTATATGGTTCATCAATTTAGTGAAGTGAGCCACGGCTGACTTGCGCAGCTGCTCTGTGACGTAGACACAACATGCGCAAGGGGCCACGTAATTATTGCACAAAAATCATACCATGACGATGAAAAGATAACCCCACAGAATAATTAGAACTCTGACGATCGAGCAGATATCTTGTACATAGCAAACACTCCCTAATGTCATACTCCAAACTATTTACATTACTCAATAGGCCACACAAAAATTCTAAATTGCAACTacatattgcattaaaatattacacaaattCCTTGTATATATGTTACCAACACTACAGTTGCTTTTAATTGACCAATCCAGTTTTATgtccaaaaaatatatacaaacttCTCATGATTATGTACAATGGATCAGGGTAAGTAGGGGTAAAAGCAAGTTTAAGACCTAGAAAAGGCAGGAGGCCCTTAATTAACTTCAAAGAGAACAACTGAGATATATATCCATTCTATGGACGCTAAAAGAACAATAAGATTCAAACAATGAAAGAGACCATTTACAGGCAGGAATAATTTACAGAAATCCTagtggcatttttttaaagtagcGCACTTTGAACTAAGCCTACCAAACAAAATCCTGCACAAAAATGTGAGGCATTTTTTCAAAGTCATTAATGAGCAATCTATTGGAAAGAATATATCATGCAAATCCCCACTCACTGATGTGGAAATTCACTCTCCAGGAATTTGCATTTACTCAAAAAGAGATTCTGAGAAGCAAGGCTAAATCATTTTCCCCAGTTACCTTCAGACATTCCCTTCATAGACGGTCAGTAAACGGCTAGTAGATTGTCACTGCATAAATTTCTTCGGCCAGTAATTTTTAAGGTTTCCGCCATTCCTTAGAGTTACATTGATATAGATTAAGTCGAGAGCCATGATCAGCTCAGCTCTCATGATGCGTAAAAAGAGTCTCTCTTAAAGATCACTTGCGTCTCAAAAGAGCATGACTTGGATCAGACGTAAAAATCACAATATCATGATGACACCGATTCACATGGAGTTGGGCACCCAAATACGCAAAAACCACACACAGACAGACATTAGTATACCACAGCACATTTTCTTCCTGAGTATTTGAATCTCTCATCAAGgtgtttgaaatggaaaattgaggaaaatattgcTTCAGAATGTTTTTCCCCAATGCTATAGCATGGTTGCCAAGAACTCTAAGAGGATCAAAGTTATTAAATCCTCATCCTATGATACCCTCAAGGCTAATTTGCAAATGCCTTAAAGAGTTTCCAAAATAAGACACGCTTTCCAAGTACTCAAGCTTATAAGTAATGGAATCATTTCCATAGGGATGAATATCACAACATAAACTCGATCACTACCAATGCTACTTACCACACATCATAatcacaacaaaataaatatccaaCATAAAGGAATACCAGATCGTTAACTTTCTTCAAAAACGAATGAGGATCAAAACGAAAGTAAATGACttccaaattttataaatacatgGCTGACAAGGCCTTGCGATGGCGACCTAGGACATCGGCTAACCTGCCACTCAAATTTCTCAGTTCACCCGCTCCTTCTTGGTGGCCGGCTGAATGGAAGAGGGCCGGTGACACCGCGAGATACTGTCCTCTCCACCATTTCCATCCCCACCTCCGTCACGATCGCCCTTCCCGTCCAGTTCGTCCATAATGACGTGCGAGCCTGCCACGCTAGCACGGTGGTAGAGGCGCAGGAGGTGCATCGCTTCCGATGCCTGCCTCTTTTCCGCCAGGAACCTCCCGCTTGCCTCTTTTAAGTGCTCTAAAAAAGCTATGTCAGGGCACTGGGCACCTCCCGTGCTGATTCCTGACCCAAGACCAAGTCCCAACAGCACCACCTATGGGAGTAAGAGAGACGTcacattaacacgttgcgtaccggggtatttaaattcctaggtacgccgattctgggaaatatgtacctattagggtgtaatgcctttggtttaaacatggttaaaaagctgatgtttagaatataactttacccaatcaaactttatgatgcatcaattcattatgaacaacgaacaacaactgaaaacgtactaacgaatacgtactgTACGCTTtgaaattgtttaggttgacgcacgtaaatgacgagaatcttcgtcatccgtccagaacgttcgggaaaaaatgacgagtattctcgccatccgtacgcaacgtgttaatgaaGGCTTTTAATTATGATTTCCAACCTCAACATTTTCTCTATAGTCACTGGCTCAACTTTGTGgtagttcatttcaatgaataaaaaccaacaaactttgtattaatccaccaatttatttacgcggtacgactagtttcgatgcagcggcgtcatcttcGAGGATGACGcagctgcgtcgaaactagtcgtaccgcgtaaataaattggtggattaatacaaagtttgttcgtttttattcattctcaatattttcgtCAACAATACATTTATTCTTTTGCATAAATGTCACAGTCATCATAACAGTTCCGTTATGAATGGAGTTAATGGTGACTCTACAAATGctgaaagtttaaaatattttacactttatATAAGCTGGATCAGTGGCTGGAAGACTAACTAAATGTTTACTCACAACAGTTTTTACGTACAATTTCATGTTCAAcctatatttttatagaaattattttggtGCTAATTATATTATGTGTGACTACTTATTGTTTTGATTTGAATAATCTTACACCACTGAGGTTAAAGTATGTACATTATACTCGAAGACCAAATTAAGATGCACACTGCAAAACTGTTATCCCATTATCTGCTCCTTACCATAAGACCAATATCACATGAGAAACCCACCCACAAGAGATTTAACTCATACAACAGGTTCACCACCAGGGATCACAGGTAGGTATAAGAAAGGACTTCAAATGATACAAAAATCATGATAAGGaagattttcattatttaaaagaaTCTGGTATATATTTCACAATGCAATTCTCCAACAAAGGTACGTGGGAATGGAATGTTCATGGTAATAGATAGGGAAGGATCGGTGATACATACTGAAGGCATTGAGCAGCACTTACGCATTCAAAATTCACTCAATAAGGGATTAGGGGtcttttcaattgatatttacaTTAGAACTGTATCTTGGAGTGAGGGtcttgaaaaaattgcatttccatttataaagacctacactccacgataaaaatttaatattaaatacagAGGTCAAAGAAAGAACAAAAAACTCATTTCAATATTTAGTGATATCAAGTCTCGCTTCAACTTTgcaatcaaatgcaatatttctaAAAAGAATACAGATCTCAGCAAGTTGTAAGTTTCAAGTAAGTTCATGAAGGCAGTGCATATTTCAAATAAGTCCCCAAAAACTTTCAAACCCATGTATCACATAGGAATATAAATGTGTGCAACTAAAAACTTGTGAAAATGTATAAAACTTCTGAAAGTAACAACCAATTTGTTTTTAAAGTCCTTATCATCAGATCATCAGCTGAGTCAACAGCCTGTGATGATGACAACAGCTAAATAATATGTACTCATAGCTGGCTGATAAATATGTAATGAACTTGTAAAAAACCACAGTCACTAACATACATCCACTGACTCAACCAgaatgttggtttggataggtgatggtagagctcacaccAGACTATGCTGCAAgcatgtaaatttcacatattcagggtagggcagtggcgtaactattgggggggttactgatctcaattatgagaagaccCGTCAGACCCTTATGCCCCCTCCTtagaaaaaattcctggatctgcccctgattAACAGCACTTCAACACAATAAGATGAAAGGAGTATTTAATGTAGGGCACTCGAATAGAATCATCCCTCAGAGAAACCTTCACTGAAACACAATCTTGGAGACAAAAAGGCTAggatttcatgcaaaaatatctCCAGCTCATCCAGGTTAAGCACCAGAGAATTGAACTCTATAGTGTTAAAGAGAATCCAAgtcttgagaaaattttatgataagtATTGTTTAATGTACATGCCTCATGCCTACCCACCAACTTTACAGCACCTTAAATGCTCATGAGTACCTAATGCATACACCTAACAAACTATacattacaaaatacaaattgcTTTTCATGACAACAATAAGAGGATTCTAACACTTTGGCCTCTTGAAGCCTGATTAaagtatatgtctgaatatagtcccccctttttttccaaaaatgcctgtggtagaagtaaagggggggactatattcaaatgcatttttttaacttttcccgaaactgaagcctcaaaatttggGGGGCAGGGACTATTTTCatagggggactatattcggagaaatacggtacttaGTTTTTATTTAGTTGACATCACTAAATGAAAGTATACTTTCAGAGATATTGCCGGGAGTGCACCTTTGCCACATATTAAGAGGGGATTTATAGATTTAACATCCATTAATTAAAGTTTCTACAGTACTTATTCACAGTCTCATGATTAAGCCTTGTTTGATAATCTCTCCAAGAATCTACGCCCTCCACTTTTTTCTTCTCCAATGCATTCCATGGGTATGATAGGCACACAGTAATGGTATAACAATGAGCCTTGAAGCTTTTCACGAGAATTGGAAAGATGCCATGAATTCAAAACACTAAATATTTGGTCATCATAGACACATGAGATGGGTAACTTGATGAGGATATAGTAATTGACCATGGTGGGAGCTGTGTGGAATATTTAGCAAtatgatgaatggaatgagaaattttccacCCTATTATACTCTGTTTTGATTTCAATAACACATCATCATTAGCGCAAATTGATACTTCCAGTTCTTACAACAACATTTATTCTGCCATGCACATTTGACACCAACtctgaatgaaagttttaatttgatTTGATGATAATATGTTGTTAACATCAAAACCAgtcagaatgaaataaataatgacaaaaaatattgagtaaaTGCAATTAACTGAAAAATAGTGTGCACTCGGGAGCAATGAGAAAAATTAAGCAGCATCACATACCTCTTCAGGCTCCATTTCACTGAGCAATTCCAGCTCACGAGAACCCAGTAATGATATCAGGCCAATATCACGATGCAGTCTTTCAACCAGTTCCAGGAGTTCTCCTTCTCCAATGTCACAGCCAGTGCCATCCCCAATGCCATCCAGCTGATCAGACGTCAGCCTTTGATGCGAGAAAAACACTCCATCAGCAAAACTCCGCAAGCGTTCAAAACAACTTTCCACTTCTATTTTCCTGACTAAATATCAACGGGAAAGTGGTCATACATGTAATGGGATTAAAAGAAAATGCAGCAAGGTATGTTGTGAAATGAAGCCAAGCTGGCCTCAGTGGCATCGGGTATGAAGAGGCTGTGGTTTTGAGTCCAACCTGGGTTGGCTATCCATATCTAGGGCATGGTTATTTGTGCACATGAAATTGCTCACTTTCTGAATAAtccccaatgtaaaaggccaagatgcagtggcatagccagaaattttgttcgggggtggtccaaaactaggggggtaaatattttaaaaacagggtGATAAGTAAAgggtatttaactaattttaacactatgcataatcgaaaaaacttgatttttgcaAAGATATCTTTAGTaaagttactattttttaatattttgttatactttctgaagcaaagtaattgtgtttttatttttgggggggagTCCAaaccccctggacctcccccctggctacgtcactgccaAGATGTactgtttttggtggtatgggaataaaaaaaagcagTGCTAAGTCCGCCTTACCTTAAACTGCCCAGCCATAAGGCGACGCCCACCTCTCCACTCAAACGAAGCAAAAAACTGTGATTCAACTCACGTATTCAAAGGGATAAATATAGGAAAGACTTCATTTTTTGTCTCCACGGATTAAATaatggaccaatgaaattcaaataatctCATTTCCCTGATATTTCCACGACACACAGtcctcacttttattttcctGACCAAAATGAACCCTGTCACTGTATCCAAATCATTACCTCCAGAATCTCAGCAATACATGCACAAACAGGGCACAAAGCTATTCAAAATTCAATGCATTATCTACCACTCTCTCTCTCATACTCATGTGATTGTGCATTACAATACAAAAGAAACtatattaaaatctatttcaATCTGGATTTTCAGCAAATGTATGCCATACTAACATGAATAGAGCTTTACTTGGGGGAGTTCCCAACTTAGATGCTAAGTTGAGGTCGAAATGTTACAAAACTTTTATCAATGGGAAATTTAAGAACTACACCTCCTAAGGTTCACTACTTATTCTTAACGTGCATGAACCGGGCCTCATAACATATTCAACTTTCACAGCTACACGTTCTTCAACCATGAAACCACATTGGGCCCATTAAACATTTTGAACACTACCAAGAGTAATACACTTTAATTACCTTAATCAAAAGGTATTACACTGGAAAGCCTGCAGTTATAGGTATCACTACTAAAGTTTCAGAGCCTATTATTCAATTTCACCAAGACCATTTCTGGATTATCTCAATAACTTCAATCACTGCTTGCCCCGCTTATAAGCCATTAAtcttaataaaagaaaatctaTGAAGCACAAAATAATTCTGATTAGAAGTTGGTACTAGACTGGAAATGAAAGATCATTGACCAAGCAAAAGCAAAATAAGTAGGTTACTGGAGCACTCAACATAGCGCAGTGACATGATAGAAGGAATAAGAATGGAGTGAATACAAAATGATAGAAGAAAGGTGTACAAGTTCTCACTGAAAGACCACCTCAGCAGAGCACACCATTGGGCTTcgatttcaatgatattttatgtaaattaaccGCGGAACCTTCAAACGCACCAGCCACTACAGAACTTTCTTTGCCATGACATGATGTCGTTTATGATCACATGACCGTAAACACAGGAGTATAAGAACATACGTACAATGAAAGACAAATGATGACACCCACCTGGGCAATTTTCCGGGAGGCAGCCACCTCTGCTGACCCGAGAGCAACATGAGGCTGGTGTTCCTCTCGAGAGTGGCGAAATAGTCTTCATCGTCTACCTCCGTTCCATCCTGCTCCAACACAACTGTTACCTCTGCTTCATTGTCCAAGCCGAGTTTTTCCTGACCTACAAGATGACCCACCGCCATCAGCTCACTTTCCATTTCCTTGGGCATTTTCCCAAGCGTTTTTCACGACAAAAAGAAACACTTGAGCTATCGCAA containing:
- the LOC124165101 gene encoding DNA fragmentation factor subunit alpha-like, with translation MEEESSTNDNTAPECLPYKVVDYRREKKKGVVASSLQELIFRGQEKLGLDNEAEVTVVLEQDGTEVDDEDYFATLERNTSLMLLSGQQRWLPPGKLPRLTSDQLDGIGDGTGCDIGEGELLELVERLHRDIGLISLLGSRELELLSEMEPEEVVLLGLGLGSGISTGGAQCPDIAFLEHLKEASGRFLAEKRQASEAMHLLRLYHRASVAGSHVIMDELDGKGDRDGGGDGNGGEDSISRCHRPSSIQPATKKERVN